TAGATCTGCCGTGGGAGTACGATCCCTTGAGAGAACACCCCGAAGGACGGGATTTGTTATTGGGATTGTTTAAAATGGAGTTGGATAAATATGGTTGTAATTATCGGATTATTAGTGGGGTGGGGGATGAGCGCCTTAAAAATGCCATCGCTGTAGTTGATAATTTGATCTTAAATAAAAGTGTAACCAAACCGTTATGATGAGATGAAAAATGAAACTGCCAACCCAAGGATGCACGTGTTGTTTTTACCGCGCTGGTATCCGCATCGCTACGACCCGATGATGGGCTTGTTTATCGAAAGGCACGGTATGTCGGTGCTTCCTCATGCCGATGTGTCGGTGCTGTACGTTCATGCCGATGAAAAGTTGCTGGGTAAGACATTCGACATAGAGCAGTCGGAAAGCGGTCTTTTCACTATCAGGGTTTACTTTAAAAAGTCTGGCTTGAAGCCTGCTTTTCTGGCTAATATAATTAATTTATATCGCTTCTTTATTAGTCATGTTAAGGGTTTCAGGATGATCAGAAAGCAGCGCCGTATACCAGATCTTGTTCACGTTCATGTGCTTACCCGCTGCGGAGTGATCGCCTGGTTTTATAAATTACTTGCCGGCGTTCCTTATGTAATTACTGAACACTGGACACGCTACCTGCCTACTACCGATACTTATCACGGTGGTCTGAGGAAATTCCTTACCCGTATTGTGGTAAAAAACGCCAGCGCTATCCTGCCTGTCACTGCTAACCTTCGTGATGCCATGATTGCCAACGGATTGGAGAACAACAACTATGTCGTTATTCCCAATGTGGTTGATGTTGAAAAATTCAAACCCATCGAGAAACCGATTAACGATGGCAGGAAAATAATGGTTCATCTCTCCTGTTTTACCGATAAGCAAAAGAATATCAGCGGCATTTTGAGGGTGATCAAAAAGCTAAGTGAAACCCGTGATGATTTTCTTTTGAAGCTG
This region of Bacteroidales bacterium genomic DNA includes:
- a CDS encoding glycosyltransferase, with the protein product MKNETANPRMHVLFLPRWYPHRYDPMMGLFIERHGMSVLPHADVSVLYVHADEKLLGKTFDIEQSESGLFTIRVYFKKSGLKPAFLANIINLYRFFISHVKGFRMIRKQRRIPDLVHVHVLTRCGVIAWFYKLLAGVPYVITEHWTRYLPTTDTYHGGLRKFLTRIVVKNASAILPVTANLRDAMIANGLENNNYVVIPNVVDVEKFKPIEKPINDGRKIMVHLSCFTDKQKNISGILRVIKKLSETRDDFLLKLIGDGEDFVQMKAMSDKLGLTDRFVEFTGLKENEALVELLNNADLMIMFSNYENLPVVILESYACGVPVISTRVGGIHEHMNDSLGKLVEMQNERQFLKALENYLEDPGIYRSDKIRKYAVDHFSNEVIGNSIYKAYSNVVSH